The Vitis vinifera cultivar Pinot Noir 40024 chromosome 12, ASM3070453v1 genome has a segment encoding these proteins:
- the LOC100251126 gene encoding uncharacterized protein LOC100251126 yields MVLNHRVEDQMASSLCFLRNPLPWVAALVPVLIFAGFLGFGVLSILITSSALILSTVLFTFSKQRPVVEEESLKEEEEKVEEEEEEEEEEEVLRSDHHESLPHMEEVASRTQTETDTIIQRDEAQESGMSHQMNEYIDESPDSLSKTESLDQSSTSDESEVEWPFPDNAGQSPECSDGSISDEDSLIEIALLSGHYVDPKQEDPKFNSQKKLPDFTPDSIFQQHSTLMELLAEMNEMNEEENLIEIDISMGSIKCSRFEIEA; encoded by the coding sequence ATGGTCTTGAACCACAGAGTTGAGGATCAAATGGCTTCTTCTCTGTGTTTCCTCAGAAATCCACTGCCTTGGGTTGCAGCTCTTGTCCCAGTTTTGATATTTGCAGGCTTTCTGGGTTTTGGGGTGTTGTCCATCCTCATCACATCTTCAGCTTTGATCTTATCTACTGTCCTCTTCACATTCTCAAAGCAAAGGCCAGTGGTGGAGGAGGAATCactgaaagaagaagaagaaaaagtagaagaagaagaagaagaagaagaagaagaagaggttCTCAGGTCTGATCACCATGAGAGTCTGCCTCACATGGAGGAAGTTGCATCCAGAACACAGACTGAAACTGATACCATCATACAGAGGGATGAAGCCCAAGAGAGTGGAATGAGCCATCAGATGAATGAGTACATAGATGAGTCTCCTGATTCACTATCAAAAACTGAAAGCCTTGATCAATCATCAACGAGTGATGAGTCTGAAGTGGAGTGGCCATTCCCAGACAATGCAGGCCAGAGTCCAGAATGCTCTGATGGTTCAATTTCTGATGAGGATAGCCTCATTGAAATAGCACTCCTGAGTGGGCACTATGTTGATCCTAAACAAGAAGACCCCAAGTTCAACTCACAGAAAAAACTGCCAGACTTCACACCAGACTCAATTTTCCAGCAACACAGTACTCTAATGGAGCTCCTAGCAGAGATGAATGAGATGAATGAGGAGGAAAACTTGATTGAGATTGACATATCCATGGGATCCATCAAGTGTTCAAGGTTTGAGATTGAAGCATGA
- the LOC100240895 gene encoding alpha-1,6-mannosyl-glycoprotein 2-beta-N-acetylglucosaminyltransferase has protein sequence MASNKKPRIRYAALRRFLAVVLITLLGVFLLIFLLRTNSISSFVDGPQDEEVDEGYKLNDSYSHYRQILNLPKQNKLSIRLDKLNQMPPRNIDLYPNLAKDHITIVLYVHNRPQYLRVVVQSLSQVVGISETLLIVSHDGYFEEMNKIVEGIEFCQVKQIFASYSPHVFPNSFPGISATDCKDKDDPRKKHCEGNPDQYGNHRSPKIVSLKHHWWWMMNTVWDGLEETRGHSGHILFIEEDHFIFPNAYRSLQLLTALKPKKCPDCYAVNLAPCDVNSKGEGWENLIAERMGNIGYAFNRTVWRKIHRKATEFCSFDEYNWDITMWATVFPSFGRPVYTLRGPRTTAVHFGKCGLHQGQGERGACIDHGSVKIDVEDIDKVVNIKPEWGVHVYKKQPGYQAGFKGWGGWGDKRDRELCLNFAYMYHLRDYPSPSATS, from the coding sequence ATGGCTTCCAACAAGAAACCCAGAATCAGATATGCAGCTCTTCGCAGATTCTTGGCTGTGGTTTTGATTACTTTGTTAGGCGTTTTTCTGTTGATTTTTCTCCTTAGAACGAATTCAATTTCAAGTTTTGTTGATGGGCCTCAGGATGAAGAAGTAGATGAAGGCTACAAATTGAATGATAGCTACTCCCATTATAGACAAATACTTAATCTTCCTAAACAGAATAAATTGTCAATTAGATTGGACAAGCTCAACCAGATGCCTCCTAGAAACATAGATCTTTATCCAAATCTAGCTAAGGATCATATAACTATTGTCCTATATGTTCACAATCGACCTCAGTATCTCCGAGTTGTAGTTCAGAGCCTCTCTCAGGTAGTGGGGATTAGTGAAACTTTACTTATTGTCAGCCATGATGGGTATTTTGAGGAGATGAACAAGATTGTGGAAGGCATTGAGTTCTGCCAAGTGAAACAGATATTTGCTTCCTACTCTCCCCATGTCTTTCCCAATAGCTTTCCTGGTATCTCAGCAACAGACTGCAAGGATAAGGATGACCCGAGAAAGAAACATTGTGAAGGAAATCCTGATCAGTATGGGAACCATAGGTCACCAAAGATTGTGTCATTGAAGCATCATTGGTGGTGGATGATGAACACAGTGTGGGATGGATTGGAGGAGACTCGGGGTCACTCGGGTCATATTCTTTTCATAGAGGAAGACCACTTCATTTTCCCTAATGCATATCGCAGCCTGCAGCTACTCACAGCTCTGAAGCCAAAGAAATGTCCTGATTGCTATGCTGTGAATTTAGCACCATGTGATGTGAACTCCAAGGGAGAAGGATGGGAGAATCTGATTGCTGAGAGGATGGGAAATATCGGCTATGCCTTTAATCGGACTGTGTGGAGGAAAATCCATAGGAAGGCTACAgaattttgttcttttgatgAGTACAACTGGGATATAACAATGTGGGCTACAGTTTTCCCCTCATTTGGTCGCCCTGTTTACACACTACGTGGGCCAAGGACTACTGCTGTTCACTTTGGGAAGTGTGGTCTTCATCAGGGCCAGGGGGAGAGGGGTGCTTGCATTGATCATGGCTCGGTGAAGATTGATGTAGAAGACATTGATAAGGTTGTCAACATCAAACCAGAATGGGGAGTGCATGTGTATAAGAAACAGCCTGGGTATCAAGCTGGGTTCAAAGGTTGGGGAGGCTGGGGGGACAAAAGGGATCGTGAATTGTGCTTGAATTTTGCTTACATGTATCACTTGCGCGACTATCCATCTCCATCTGCAACGAGTTGA
- the LOC100245989 gene encoding SNF1-related protein kinase regulatory subunit beta-2 isoform X2 has protein sequence MFSVKGNVSHGRNGEGNSGVKKWEEGHQCMDFSQYGFHVMGNVGGGINGEGHSGIKKFQGCEQYVEFRRGASPTSVCLAPSHNLGPSLTAIMLPPQPLMVPSQRPVRSVQIHGRALVGNTTENEGMLHGRWVTIQIRWNYGGKQVAVEGSWDDWKSKELLAGSGKEFSITKVLPLGIYHFRFIVDGQWRNTPELPLVYDNTGYAYNVLDLKNYVPEDPESPSSPGSSYNNPQLVAQDFEREPPELPPQAEITPLNGPSFSMDSSQSLTRPQTFVLNHLYIQKMNQNVVALSSTHRFCTKHVTIVLYKPRRG, from the exons ATG TTTTCAGTGAAGGGTAATGTCAGTCATGGAAGAAATGGAGAAGGCAACTCTGGAGTCAAGAAGTGGGAAGAAGGCCATCAGTGTATGGACTTTTCACAGTATGGGTTTCATG TAATGGGCAATGTTGGTGGTGGGATAAATGGTGAAGGCCATTCTGGAATTAAGAAGTTCCAAGGGTGTGAGCAATATGTGGAGTTTAGGCGTGGTGCATCTCCAACATCCGTGTGTTTGGCCCCTTCCCATAACCTTGGGCCTTCTCTCACAGCTATAATGCTCCCTCCTCAG CCCCTGATGGTTCCTTCACAAAGACCGGTTAGGAGTGTGCAGATCCATGGCCGTGCACTGGTGGGGAATACAACAGAAAATGAGGGCATGCTCCATGGGAGGTGGGTGACTATACAGATCAGATGGAACTATGGTGGCAAGCAAGTAGCTGTTGAGGGATCATGGGATGACTGGAAATCAAA AGAGCTGTTGGCTGGATCAGGCAAAGAGTTCAGTATTACAAAGGTGCTTCCATTAGGCATTTACCACTTCCGATTTATTGTTGATGGACAGTGGAGAAATACCCCTGAATTGCCTCTGGTCTATGATAATACTGGGTATGCCTATAACGTGTTGGACTTGAAG AATTATGTTCCAGAGGACCCTGAATCCCCTTCTTCCCCAGGGTCAAGCTATAACAACCCACAGCTTGTAGCTCAAGATTTTGAAAGGGAGCCACCTGAGCTACCTCCACAAGCTGAAATCACACCATTAAATGGCCCATCGTTCTCCATGGACAGTTCCCAGTCTTTAACAAGACCTCAAACCTTCGTTTTAAATCATTTGTACATCCAGAAAATGAACCAGAATGTGGTGGCACTTAGTTCAACACATCGGTTTTGCACAAAACATGTCACAATAGTACTATACAAGCCTCGCAGAGGCTAA
- the LOC100245989 gene encoding SNF1-related protein kinase regulatory subunit beta-2 isoform X1 — protein MGNVSTRKDGVEECEDFDQSMESSAGGTHGTGNPHGGRDGEGPSGIKKFEECQQYMNSAHVKGNVSHGRNGEGNSGVKKWEEGHQCMDFSQYGFHVMGNVGGGINGEGHSGIKKFQGCEQYVEFRRGASPTSVCLAPSHNLGPSLTAIMLPPQPLMVPSQRPVRSVQIHGRALVGNTTENEGMLHGRWVTIQIRWNYGGKQVAVEGSWDDWKSKELLAGSGKEFSITKVLPLGIYHFRFIVDGQWRNTPELPLVYDNTGYAYNVLDLKNYVPEDPESPSSPGSSYNNPQLVAQDFEREPPELPPQAEITPLNGPSFSMDSSQSLTRPQTFVLNHLYIQKMNQNVVALSSTHRFCTKHVTIVLYKPRRG, from the exons ATGGGCAATGTTAGTACTAGGAAAGATGGAGTGGAGGAGTGTGAAGATTTTGATCAGTCTATGGAATCCTCTGCAGGTGGAACTCATG GAACGGGCAATCCTCATGGTGGGAGAGATGGAGAAGGCCCTTCTGGAATCAAGAAGTTTGAAGAGTGCCAACAGTATATGAACTCTGCACATG TGAAGGGTAATGTCAGTCATGGAAGAAATGGAGAAGGCAACTCTGGAGTCAAGAAGTGGGAAGAAGGCCATCAGTGTATGGACTTTTCACAGTATGGGTTTCATG TAATGGGCAATGTTGGTGGTGGGATAAATGGTGAAGGCCATTCTGGAATTAAGAAGTTCCAAGGGTGTGAGCAATATGTGGAGTTTAGGCGTGGTGCATCTCCAACATCCGTGTGTTTGGCCCCTTCCCATAACCTTGGGCCTTCTCTCACAGCTATAATGCTCCCTCCTCAG CCCCTGATGGTTCCTTCACAAAGACCGGTTAGGAGTGTGCAGATCCATGGCCGTGCACTGGTGGGGAATACAACAGAAAATGAGGGCATGCTCCATGGGAGGTGGGTGACTATACAGATCAGATGGAACTATGGTGGCAAGCAAGTAGCTGTTGAGGGATCATGGGATGACTGGAAATCAAA AGAGCTGTTGGCTGGATCAGGCAAAGAGTTCAGTATTACAAAGGTGCTTCCATTAGGCATTTACCACTTCCGATTTATTGTTGATGGACAGTGGAGAAATACCCCTGAATTGCCTCTGGTCTATGATAATACTGGGTATGCCTATAACGTGTTGGACTTGAAG AATTATGTTCCAGAGGACCCTGAATCCCCTTCTTCCCCAGGGTCAAGCTATAACAACCCACAGCTTGTAGCTCAAGATTTTGAAAGGGAGCCACCTGAGCTACCTCCACAAGCTGAAATCACACCATTAAATGGCCCATCGTTCTCCATGGACAGTTCCCAGTCTTTAACAAGACCTCAAACCTTCGTTTTAAATCATTTGTACATCCAGAAAATGAACCAGAATGTGGTGGCACTTAGTTCAACACATCGGTTTTGCACAAAACATGTCACAATAGTACTATACAAGCCTCGCAGAGGCTAA
- the LOC100264834 gene encoding uncharacterized protein LOC100264834, which yields MAAKVALSSCFCTRLPLPSKSSSPSSLTHTPTSPKKRAHHFSIHAKLGGGDGEIKQGGKKKFITREEEPEQYWQTAGEREGENPMKTPLPYIIIFGMSTPFVILAIAFANGWVKVPVR from the exons atgGCAGCCAAAGTGGCTCTCTCTTCTTGTTTTTGCACTAGACTTCCACTCCCTTCCAAATCATCCTCACCATCTTCTCTCACCCACACCCCCACTTCACCAAAGAAAAGGGCACATCATTTTAGCATTCATGCAAAGCTCG GAGGAGGAGATGGAGAGATCAAGCAGGGAGGGAAGAAGAAGTTCATAACTAGAGAAGAAGAACCAGAACA GTATTGGCAAACAGCAGGAGAAAGGGAAGGGGAGAACCCCATGAAGACCCCCCTTCCTTACATTATCATATTTGGTATGTCCACCCCTTTTGTTATCTTAGCCATTGCCTTTGCTAATGGTTGGGTTAAGGTACCTGTTCGATGA